The segment TGTTCTGTCTAAAACATTTAGGGCAGTATATAAATTGCGATAGGCTTATATAAACCACTTCTGAggctaaatataaaacaaatggcTCCATTGTGGCTTCATAGGTTTGAATTAGACAAACATtattcttattaataaataagtTTACAGATTGACTGGAGAGGAACATTTTTGTCAGTAACATCTAGACCTGTCATTATCAGGAATTTGTGCTAATGATTAACTGTCATACAGATAATTGCGATTAAAGATTTAATTGTTCTGTTACATACTTacaataacactttacaataaggtttcattagttaacatcagttaactacattagttaacatgaactaagaatgaacaatacttttagttaatattaatttcaacttttactaatacattatggaaatcaaatgttgtatttgttaaaattagttcatgcactgtgaactaacatgaacaaacaatgaccAGCTTATGAGACCTtatagtaaagtgttacctggatgtgtatataataataaaaaataaataatataggcCCATATGATTTACTTTAATTTtgtgtatttagtatttatgtaatttttgtaATATAATGCAGTCTGATTAAACATAATTCATTTGATGAAAGACCTTAGACTTTGTGTACATTATAATATGATTCTTTTGCATCACCACATTTATAGGCATTTCTTTAAGCGCTTAAATTTCCTTTATTTAGATGGCAAAATGTAACTGAAATTTAAACTGCACAATTATTGTGGTTATCTCAAATAACTGTGATTAGACTGAATAACCCCAACGATTAATCAATAATCGGCTCAGTAACATCACTAAAAAcgcttttttttcccccctcaactaaatgcattttttaacctaagcattcattatttaatatttttcgATTTATGTCTCAGTGATCCTTGTAATCGCTCTACatgtttttcatttgtgttttttaacAGGCAAATCAAACAGTGATATATCTATCAATCACAGGCGAGATAGAGATGGCCAGAACGTTACCTGTGTCCTCTTAGGGGACGAAAATATGACACAAATCAACTGGGAGATGCTAAGAGGCGTGAATCGCACAAAACTGGGGACGTATCATCCATATTTTGGAACTCACATAAATGATGAATATAAGACTAAAGTGAAGATACAGAACAAAACATCTCCACGTCCATCATCATCCCTTCTCATTAAAGTAGCATCAAATGAGAGCGTGCATATCTGTTGTGCGTTCATAACATTTCCTTCGGGTAAACTGGAGCAGTGTACTGATATCAGTAAGAAAGATGACAGTATCAACGCATCTACAATAAAAGGTAATGCTTGCACATGTTGTCCTACACATACTCTGCCATAACTTTgagactttttattttattatgatatttTCGTCATAGATTTTAGTCACATGAAACAAGAAGCAAAGCTGGGACTACTTGGACGTTTGGGTGCAATGATCATTGGAACGATTCTTTCCCTCTTTATCCTAACcatcctattctacttatgcaAAATTAACAACTGCAGAAGGTAGAGATCACATCTTACagacatttacacaacaacagtaAAGACTAAGCTCATACATTAAAGaccaaaacaaagcaaaaagcTGCATATGAAAAAATTCAAAACAAGCTGAGAGTAATTTCATGGGAAATTTGACTTTGCAGGAGGAAGTCTTTTGAAGTACGAACATACCAGACAGACTCACCAGCTGAGGTAAGAATTTAAAGCTACAAAGaagtaactgaaataaataatatataaaaaatgaataaattattagaGATaaagtttctgtcattaagaAGATGAGTGACGTTAATAATTAACTATTCTTCTAAATGGTAATTCTATACATGCAAACATTAAAGGACTTATTCAGTACCATTCTATAATTATAACAGCTAAATGTGACAAAAAGCATATCAACAGCAGTCACAGCTGAAATGCTCACAGTGCAATCTGGAATGTGCAGTGTAAAAGTGTGAAAAGTGAAGTTTACTGAATTTTATCTGTGCCATTTCCTTTCAATCTCAAACGCACTTTATCATAGTTAGTGATTACATTAAAGGTAGCAGTTTCCTGTTATTTTCTCAAGAATGTGCATGGTTGCGGTTTAAGTTTGAGCGCTGTTCTACATGACCAATTCTCACGACCCTTGTTTTCGGCAACATTATtctttatatattgttttaccttattttaataacaataataaaagcatcctaaaactaatgcaaatatatactttcttttttattatt is part of the Chanodichthys erythropterus isolate Z2021 chromosome 11, ASM2448905v1, whole genome shotgun sequence genome and harbors:
- the si:ch211-196f2.6 gene encoding immunoglobulin domain-containing protein isoform X2 is translated as MVRLTGIAVQCEVIVIYNNTIKKTKQETGGRESQCWFSLSTMSSNFLCALFILAFLESGKSNSDISINHRRDRDGQNVTCVLLGDENMTQINWEMLRGVNRTKLGTYHPYFGTHINDEYKTKVKIQNKTSPRPSSSLLIKVASNESVHICCAFITFPSGKLEQCTDISKKDDSINASTIKDFSHMKQEAKLGLLGRLGAMIIGTILSLFILTILFYLCKINNCRRRKSFEVRTYQTDSPAETNTEETHDAPTSQSSPNGFDPSKLYAKIKNDLFYGRLWKSYQGQPKAWTQESPTGAQER
- the si:ch211-196f2.6 gene encoding immunoglobulin domain-containing protein isoform X3 codes for the protein MVRLTGIAVQCEVIVIYNNTIKKTKQETGGRESQCWFSLSTMSSNFLCALFILAFLESGKSNSDISINHRRDRDGQNVTCVLLGDENMTQINWEMLRGVNRTKLGTYHPYFGTHINDEYKTKVKIQNKTSPRPSSSLLIKVASNESVHICCAFITFPSGKLEQCTDISKKDDSINASTIKDFSHMKQEAKLGLLGRLGAMIIGTILSLFILTILFYLCKINNCRRRKSFEVRTYQTDSPAETNTEETHDAPTSQSSPNGFDPSKLYAKIKNDLFYGRLWKSYQGQPKAWTQG
- the si:ch211-196f2.6 gene encoding immunoglobulin domain-containing protein isoform X1 — encoded protein: MVRLTGIAVQCEVIVIYNNTIKKTKQETGGRESQCWFSLSTMSSNFLCALFILAFLESGKSNSDISINHRRDRDGQNVTCVLLGDENMTQINWEMLRGVNRTKLGTYHPYFGTHINDEYKTKVKIQNKTSPRPSSSLLIKVASNESVHICCAFITFPSGKLEQCTDISKKDDSINASTIKDFSHMKQEAKLGLLGRLGAMIIGTILSLFILTILFYLCKINNCRRRKSFEVRTYQTDSPAETNTEETHDAPTSQSSPNGFDPSKLYAKIKNDLFYGRLWKSYQGQPKAWTQGTMTDQGHVYHLLGQSPLPRRNVEGSPLRPNTTE